A region of the Peromyscus leucopus breed LL Stock chromosome X, UCI_PerLeu_2.1, whole genome shotgun sequence genome:
GCTTTGACTGGGGAAGGAGGAAAGCAGCTGCTGAGAGGCCTCTTGGCTAGCCAGCTGTTTCCATGTCGTTCGCGAATCCCTTATTCCCTAAATGAAGGAGCGGTTGCCAAAATGGTCTGGCAGATTTGGGGTGGTGCTTGAGACAGCTTCCCACCCTCCCAACTCTGAAGGCTCGGCAACCTATTTCAAGGCAGAGAAATCAGTTTGGGGTTTGAGTATCTCCCTGAGCAAGCAGTGCCTCTCGCGGGGAGCTCTCCCTCGGGAGTCTGCTTAGGCACCTCTTAGAGCCTCTTTCTAGCAGCAGCAGGGAACAAGGAGGGAAGGCCGTTCTTGTCATGTATCCTGAAAGCTCAGAATGTCCTGGAAGGCTCCCCCGAGACTGAAGAGAACCAAATTAGGGCCTCCCTAGAAGGCAGGCTTGAGGAGGTACCAGCcctctgtgccccacccccaaccccacccccgcTAGCTCCCACCAGGGTCTGGATGCTTCCCCTATCTCTCCATTGCCACCCCCACCAGAACTCGGGGTTAAAATTGGGGTGTGGAAATGAAAACAGTGCCTGGAAGAGGAACACCAGAAGCCATTTGCTTGGATTAGTTCGTTTGCTGGCTGCCAACTTGGGAAACAGAGCAGAGCTCTGAGGCCATGACGGGTTGGCTAAGGGTTGTGGTTGTATTTAAGCTCTTAAACATCCAGCCTTTAAAGTCAAGAAGTCACTGGGCTATCCCTTAGTGAATACGCTCTCTGTGTCTAGCCCCAAGCGGTGTTCCAGGGACCACGACTCCTCATCTTTGGTTGCTCTTTGTCTAGATTGAGCAGATAGAGAACTCCCAGGGAAAGCATAAGGCAAAATTATTTGCTCAGGCCTGGGGGTGTGGGTGGATAATGCTTCCAAAATCAACTCACAGGATCGTCTATGTTCATCACTTCAGTTATTCACTATTCACTCATTAAATCATTCCTTCACTTAATTAGTGTTTGTCGGGGGGTTCTCTTGGGCTGGGCATCGGAGACAGGCAGTAGTGCTGTTCTGGCTCACAGCCTAGCCGGGAAGAAAACACGGGGAAGAGGCAGGGGGTCCTCCTTGCGGTGGAGGTTTAAGAAAGGTCTCCCATTACCATTACCGTGATGTCACACTGAAAGAGTTAACTGCTTAAAAGTCCACAGATGCTTTCCAGTCCTGCTGCCAAACCGAAAGCCGAACAGCCGCCGCCTGGAGAAACTGCCAGCATTTAGCAGGCCTACAAGACTCAGAAAACGGGTCCCTAGCACCTTCTAAAAGCTTTCCCCTTTTCGAGGCCTCTCACCAGCATGCAAGAGGGTTTGactggggaaggaggaaaggggctgaagagaggcCTCTTGGCTAGCCAGCTGTTTCTGCGCGTCATTCCCTAATCCCTTATTCCCTATAGCTCCATAAATTCCCTCCCAGCCTTAAAGGCACAGTACTTAGGACTACTCCGCTCTACTTTTCTTCATGCATGTACTCCAGAAAACTCTGAGCAGCCACAAAACACaggcagttgttttttttttttttggggggggggctagagaTCTGAGAGTGAACTCCACAGCCATGGCCTCTTGGGGAGCTTGCAGTCTAGTCAACTTCAAATGACAAACAATTGTATGAATAACTAATTAAATATAATCATagtaatgaatttgaaagagaccaTACAATAAGGAAGACACCGCTGAATGGAAGGGCCAAGGACTAATTCCCTGAGGAGGTGACATTTATAAAACACAGGCTTTAAAACTTGGTATTTAGCTTAGTGCTTCTGTAGGaagtacaaggccctgagttcagtccccagcaccaggaaaaaagaaagaaagaaacacacacagagagagagagagagagagagagagagagagagagagagagagagagagagagagagagagagagaccaaacaaagaaactaaaactGAAGCTTAAAGAATGAGCAGAATTTGGCCAGTTAAGGTGCCAGGAGAGCTTGTCATGCAGAGAAACAGCATGTAGATGGTCATGGGCCAGACAGTGTGGtacttttttcttccctttttaaattatatttttgtcttttcagtatCTTTTATGTATTCATTAACAATGTCATACAAGTACACAGTGTATTTGGGTGATacaccccccaactcctcccagaaagCCCCTAATATGTCCCCCTCCAAATTTCATGTcctatttagttagttagttagttagttagttagttagttagttagttatattGTAGCCCACTGAGGAGTAATTAGTCTTGTCTGCTGGGATGCTGACTGACATCACAAGCTTGATCTTAGGTAGGTCTTATGCAGTGAATTGATGTGTGCAACAGGTATGTCGTGTCTGGACAGAATACAGCATTTCACAGCAAGCCTCCCATCTTCCAGCACTGTCCTAGTTAGATCTTTCCTTCACCTTGATTCAAGCTAGAGTTGTCTGGTAAGAGAGAAgttcaattgagaaaaaaatctccaCCATATTGGCcctaggcaagtctgtggggcattttttgattaatgattggtatGGGGGGGGacagttcactgtgggtggtgctatgcctgggctggtggtcctgggatctaCAAGAAAgccggctgagcaagccatggagagcaagtcagtaagtagcacccctccatggcctctgaatcagcgcctgccttaagttcctgccttggtgtTCCCTGATGAAGGACTGCATCTTGTATGACCAAAACAATGCTCTCTACAGTAAGCTGACTTAGACTCTTTGGGGATATATTCCTAGATTGATATGTCTAGATCATATGAAAGTTCTATTTTTGATTTGAGGGGGAGAACCTCCAGGACAAAAAATCAACATGCAAAAAAAAGTAGCTTTTTTATATATCAGCAATTagctcactgaaaaaaaaatgttagaaaacaACCTCATTCACAATAGATTTACCTAGGCATAAACATAgtcaaaaaattataaagatattTACAATGAAATCATAAAGCTCTGAAGAAAAATGGCAGACTGGGTGGCACAGGCTTGTGATCCCAGCTATTTGGAAGCCGAGGTAGGAGGACCACATGTTTAAGACCTGCTGGGTCACagagggagttcaaggacagcctgggcaatgGAATGAGACCCcatccttttctgaatagaaatagaggaggaatggatgagtggaggggcagagggaaggggaggggagggactgggaagaaagggaggggaaaaagcaatcaggatgcaaaataaatacattttttttttagtttaaaaagattaaattaaaagactaaaaaaagccgggcggtggtggcgcacgcctttaatcccagcactcgggaggcagagccaggcggatctctgtgagttctgtgagttcgaggccagcctgggctaccaagtgagttccaggaaaggcgcaaagctacacagagaaaccctgtctcgaaaaaaccaaaaaacaaaaaaaaaaaaaaaagactaagaaagAACTGGAGATATATTTCGGTGGTTgtacacttgcttagcatgtgcaaggcctgaAGTTTAATCCccaataccaaaattaaattgaAAGCCATTAGAAAATTAAAGGATCTCCCACATTAGtgtatcaacaaactaaatatTGTTAAATTGGTCAAATTACCAAaactatatgcatatattacatataatccTATCAAAATTCTAATTACATTATTCACAAAAAACTATAACATTAATATGGAAATATGAATGGTCCCTAAACAATCAgaacaatcctgagcaaaagaGTACTCGTGATGCCTGATTTGAACTACACTACAGAGCCAGACAATCAAAGACagcataggggctggagagatgtctgtgTGGTTAGGAGCATTTggtgttcttacagaggacccaagttcggttcccagcacccacatggcagcccacaatcatctgtacctccagttccaggggatccgatgccctcttcttaTCTTTGTGGGCActggcatgcatgtgatgcacgtACATGCTGACActcataagcataaaataaaagtaaacaaatctttttaaaaaaatcagtttggtGCTGGAACGAAaacagaccaatggaatagacCAGAAGATCTATGAACAAGCCCAAACAGCTGTAGGTATCTGATTCCAAAACACCTtagtggtgctgggaaaactgggcaTCCACTTGTAGAAGACTGAAACTGTAGCCCTTATCTCTCATTGTAAATCAATTCTCATATGTAAATCAATTCAAAGTAGATCACAGACCTTAACAAAAGATCTAACTTAAACCACTAGAAGCAACCTCGGGGGAAAACACCTCAAGACCTAAGCACAGACACTGACTTTCTGAGAACAACTCTAATAATTCAGGAAATAAGAGCAATGGTTAATGGCTGAgattgcataaaattaaaaactttgacACAGCCAAAGGAACCATCAACAGAGTAGAGACATCTTGTAGAACGGACGAAATTATTTGCTAAATATTCAACCAACAGAGGAGTAATAACCAGAAAAATATGAGGAACTCAAAAAAATTGAACACCAAGAAGGCAAAATACCCAATTAGCCAATGGGCAGGATAAATGAACAGATGCTATTGCAAAATGGGCAGTAAATACATGACCAGAATGTTCAACTTCATTAGCAATCATGAAAATGCTAATCAAAGCTACATGAAGAATCCATCTCACCCCAGTgagaaaacccaaaccaacaagaCCCTTATTCATTGCTAGAGGGAATATGCAATTAATTCAatcttctactttttaaaatatttttaaatttttatttattagtgttcACTTGCTTATGCCCTAGTGTacacgtggaggtcaaaggtcaacatTTGgtaatcagttctctccttccactgtgggttctggggataaaaTTCAGGCCGcgctctttggagactgagggctggtgaggcaggctttctcactgagcggtggtggcacacgcctttaattccagtacttgggaggcagaggcaggcggatctctgtgagtttgaggatgcTGCCTTTTATCTAGCCACCAGAAATCCTATGGTTCAACCTGAGCTCATTTCTAGACTTAACGGAGGGCCTGAGACCTCCGAGATGCTGGAAAAGGAGTAGCTTTGGGGAGATGTCATCCCCTGTGATCCGGGAGGCAGAAGTGACGCGGACCGCAAGGAAGCAAAGTGCTCAGAAACGAGTTTTAATTCAGGCCAACCAAGATGAAAATTTTGGTAATACTACACCAAGAAGCCAAATTATTCCTCGAACTCCAAGCTCATTTCGACATCCTTTTACCCCACCAAGCCGAAGCCTACTCAGACACCCAGATATTTCCTACATTCTTGGAACAGAAGGGAGGTCTCCCCGGCACACACAGTCTTCTGGATTCTTGGGAAATCTATCCATGGTAACTAATCTGGACGACAGTACCTGGGCAGCTACATTCTCATCGCAGCGTTTAGGGCTCTACACAAACCTGGAGCCCCACAATGTGACCGAGGACATAAACCTAAGTGCTGTTATGCTACGTGAAGACGACCCTGGAGAGGCTGCCTCCATCAGTATGTTCTCTGACTTGCTGCAGTCCTTCTTGAAGCACTCTTCCACCACAGTGTTTGAACTTGTAGAAGAGTACGAAAATATCTGTAGTAGTCAGGTGAATATACTGAGTAAAATAGTGAGCCGAGCAACCCCTGGACTGCAGAAGTTTTCAAAGACAGCCAGCATGCTATGGCTTCTTCAGCAAGAGATGGTCACGTGGAGGCTGCTTGCGTCTTTGTATAGAGACAGAATACAGTCTTCATTAGAAGAGGAAAATATGTTTGCAGTTGCTGCTATTAACGCCAGCGAGAAGACGGTTGTGGAAGCATTGTTTCAGAGGGACTCACTGGTCCGCCAGAGTCAGTTGGTGGTAGATTGGCTAGAAAGTATTGCCAAAGATGAAATTGGAGATTTTTCTGATAATATTGAGTTTTATGCAAAATCAGTATATTGGGAAAATACCCTCCACACCTTAAAACAGCGGCAGCTACTGTCTTATATAGGGAGTGTCCGGCCTCTCGTCACTGAACTGGACCCCGATGCTCCTATTAGACAGAAAATGCCGCTTGATGATCTGGATAGAGAAGATGAAGTTAGATTACTCAAGTACCTTTTCACTCTAATCCGAGCTGGGATGACGGAAGAGGCGCAGAGGCTTTGCAAACGCTGTGGGCAAGCATGGAGAGCTGCGACACTGGACGGCTGGAAACTCTATCACGACCCGAACGTGAATGGAGAGCTCGAGCCTGTGGAAGGGAATCCATATAGACGGATTTGGAAGATCAGCTGCTGGAGAATGGCTGAAGATGAACTTTTTAATAAATACGAAAGGGCGATTTACGCTGCACTGAGTGGGAATCTGAagcagcttcttcctgtctgtgacACCTGGGAAGACACAGTGTGGGCCTACTTCCGAGTGATGGTGGACAGCCTGGTAGAACAGGAGATTCGGACGTCGGTAATGACATTGGATGAACCAGAAGAGCTCCCTAGAGAGTACATGGAAGCGAATTGGACCTTAGAAAAGGTTTTTGAAGAACTTCAAGCCACTGATAAAAAGAGAGTTCTGGAAGAGAATCAAGAACATTATCATATAGTTCAGAAATTCCTTATCCTGGGAGACATCGATGGTTTGATGGATGAATTTAGCAAATGGCTTTCCAAGAGCAGAAGCAATCTACCTGGACACCTCCTCCGCTTTATGACTcaccttattttgtttttcgcACCCTGGGACTACAGACCAAAGAAGAAGTTTCCATTGAAGTTTTAAAGACATACATACAACTTTTAATAAGTGAGAAGCACACCAACCTCATCGCGTTTTATACCTCTCATTTGCCTCAAGACCTTGCCGTGGCCCAGTATGCATAGTTTCTGGAAGGTGTTACAGAATTTGAGCAACGGCACCAGTGCCTGGAGCTGGCTAAGGAAGCAGATTTGGATGttgcaacaataacaaaaactgtaGTTGAGAATATTCGAAAGAAAGATAATGGTGAATTTAGTCACCATGACCTGGCTCCATCTCTAGATACTGGCACTACTGAGGAGGACCGGATAAAGGTGGATGTGATTGACTGGCTGGTGTTCGACCCggcacagagggcagaggcagtgaAGCAAGGCAACGCCATCATGAGGAAGTTCTTAGCATCAAAGAAACATGAAGCTGCAAAAAAGTGTTTGTGAAAATCCCTCAGGATTCCATCGCAGAAATCTATAACCAGTGGGAGGAGCAAGGCATGGAGAGCCCGCTTCCTGCTGAGGATGACAACGCCATCCGGGAGCACCTGTGCATCAGAGCCTATCTGGAAGCCCATGAAACATTCAATGAGTGGTTTAAACACATGAATTCGGCTCCACAGAAACCTACGTTGATACCTCAGCCAACTTTTACAGAGAAAGTGGCTTttgaacacaaagaaaagaaatatgagatGGATTATAATATCTGGAAAGGACATTTAGATGCCCTAACTGCTGATGTGAAGGAGAAAATGTACAACGTCTTGTTGTTTGTAGATGGAGGATGGATGGTAGATGTCAGAGAGGATGCTGAGGAAGACCCTGAAAGAGCCCATCAGATGGTCTTGCTAAGAAAGCTCTGTCTGCCCATGCTGTGCTTCCTGCTCCACACCATACTGCACAGCACCGGCCAGTATCAGGAGTGCCTGCAGCTGGCCGACATGGTGTCCTCCGAGCGCCACAAACTATACCTGGTATTTTCTAAGGAAGAACTAAGGAAACTTCTGCAGAAGTTAAGGGAATCCTCTCTGATGCTTCTAGACCAGGGGCTTGACCCGCTCGGATATGAAGTTCAGTCATAACTCATCCACTCTCTGATGCCCGTGGCATGGGGGTTGCTTGGTTGTGATCAGATATACATATTTGTAATTATTGGGTTTTTCCTTTGGCATTCTGggggaaaatgtaaaatttaggcatttgaattttgtattatatcagtatttctttaagtattttttattgaaattattcaaaataaatgttttgttctataaaaaaaaaaaaaaaaaaaattcaggccgCCAGACTTGCACCCAAATGTATTTAcctgtgctgagccatctcactttgCCTCTTAAGGAACAACAAACATACAAGGGTTAGAGTtggataaaatagaaaataggcAAAGAGGGCCCACACTGGTAAGGCTAGATGAGGTTTGTATTTTTGTCGGAGGGTATACTGGAAATGAAGAGGCTGTTGGGAAGAGTCCTTTAGGTGGGAAATGATGGTGGAAGCCTTGACTAGTATGCTGTGGTTAAGAAAGTAGTGAGTGCATGGAGCCCAACCTATTTAGAAAGTGGAGTCAATGGAACACTGTGACGGATTCCCTGTagaatttgggggtggggacaaaGTTTATTCTCATTCTCTGTTGTAGTCATGAGAAGACATAGGAGAGAAAAATCTTTAGAACCAGGGCCTTGGTAAAGACTTAGATGGATGTCAAGGGTATGATTGTATGTGAGAAAAAGCCTGTTTCCAAAAGCTCCATACTGTATTATTCTGTTTATTGACCATTCTTTTAGTGACAAAAGTATAAAGATGGAAGACAGTGCCAGCCAGGGCTTAGGGATGTGAGGTTGAGGTCTCAAGCAGATGGCATTATGTGAGAGTAGCTCACGGGAAGTTTGGGGTGATGGAATATTTATACATGTTAACTGGTACTCATCTCATAAAATGTGCATATATTAAACCAGTGTCAATTTCCTGCTTCTGATATTGTGCTGTAGTTATCTAGCATTTAGCCATGGGGACAAATGGAGGTACATGGGGAACTCTGTTCTATTTTCATGGCTTCCTGTGAATCTATACTTTATTTGAaacttttgtttaacttttttaaaatacataaaacgcAATTTCCGGCATATAGAAAGCATTCAACCAAATTTTCCTATAATTAAAACCATATACCTCCCCTAAATCCTCAGGAAGCTTTTGGACTTTCTTTTGGGACAGGGAAATGAACTGTCCGGTACCTTGAGTGACTTGTGACAGTGACTCATGAAAATAATGACTATTAAACAGGGAACTAGAAGAAAGAGAGGGTAAGTGAATACatgaagacttaaaaaaaaagtaataatgcaAAGGAAGCTAACTAGAAGTTGGGGTAACAGATGGAATACTATGGAATGTCTTTGAAGGACTCACctgagatttttaatttattcagatTAACTCTGACTCCAAGTCTGAGTAGCGAATGTCCAGGAAACCTTTGCAATGATGTagctggatttttctttgggctgacagctcacaaataatcaaatggagacttattattaattgtgaaagctcggccttagcttaggcttgtctcaactagcttttataactcaaattaacccatttatattaatctacgttctgtcaCGTGGTTCGTCACATCTCTCCATATTGCCTatgctgcttcctctgagtctggctggcaactctaccttcttctttccagagttctTCCCctacccagaagtcctgcctagctattgcccgTTTaactcttta
Encoded here:
- the LOC114705443 gene encoding LOW QUALITY PROTEIN: nuclear pore complex protein Nup107-like (The sequence of the model RefSeq protein was modified relative to this genomic sequence to represent the inferred CDS: inserted 3 bases in 3 codons; substituted 1 base at 1 genomic stop codon), with the translated sequence MKILVILHQEAKLFLELQAHFDILXTPPSRSLLRHPDISYILGTEGRSPRHTQSSGFLGNLSMVTNLDDSTWAATFSSQRLGLYTNLEPHNVTEDINLSAVMLREDDPGEAASISMFSDLLQSFLKHSSTTVFELVEEYENICSSQVNILSKIVSRATPGLQKFSKTASMLWLLQQEMVTWRLLASLYRDRIQSSLEEENMFAVAAINASEKTVVEALFQRDSLVRQSQLVVDWLESIAKDEIGDFSDNIEFYAKSVYWENTLHTLKQRQLLSYIGSVRPLVTELDPDAPIRQKMPLDDLDREDEVRLLKYLFTLIRAGMTEEAQRLCKRCGQAWRAATLDGWKLYHDPNVNGELEPVEGNPYRRIWKISCWRMAEDELFNKYERAIYAALSGNLKQLLPVCDTWEDTVWAYFRVMVDSLVEQEIRTSVMTLDEPEELPREYMEANWTLEKVFEELQATDKKRVLEENQEHYHIVQKFLILGDIDGLMDEFSKWLSKSRSNLPGHLLRFMTHLILFFXTLGLQTKEEVSIEVLKTYIQLLISEKHTNLIAFYTSHLPQDLAVAQYAXFLEGVTEFEQRHQCLELAKEADLDVATITKTVVENIRKKDNGEFSHHDLAPSLDTGTTEEDRIKVDVIDWLVFDPAQRAEAVKQGNAIMRKFLASKKHEAAKXVFVKIPQDSIAEIYNQWEEQGMESPLPAEDDNAIREHLCIRAYLEAHETFNEWFKHMNSAPQKPTLIPQPTFTEKVAFEHKEKKYEMDYNIWKGHLDALTADVKEKMYNVLLFVDGGWMVDVREDAEEDPERAHQMVLLRKLCLPMLCFLLHTILHSTGQYQECLQLADMVSSERHKLYLVFSKEELRKLLQKLRESSLMLLDQGLDPLGYEVQS